A genome region from Desulfobacterales bacterium includes the following:
- a CDS encoding PaaI family thioesterase, protein MGPDKAGRRRLRVIAKQPNSRMCLVCGLENPAGLRAFFYELESGELLAFFCPRPEHQGYPGRLHGGIATAILDETIGRAVMKHHAESAIWGVTIEISTRFKQPVPMDEGLRVVARLTRETRRGFEGSGELILADNTVAVSARGRYFKMDLEKIADLDPDHLDWQVTASEDDPDFVEL, encoded by the coding sequence ATGGGTCCGGATAAAGCAGGGAGGCGTCGCCTGCGGGTGATTGCCAAACAACCCAACTCCAGGATGTGTCTGGTCTGCGGTCTTGAGAACCCGGCGGGACTGCGGGCCTTTTTTTATGAGCTGGAGAGCGGCGAACTGCTGGCTTTTTTTTGTCCCCGCCCGGAGCACCAGGGCTATCCGGGCCGGCTTCACGGCGGGATCGCCACGGCCATCCTTGACGAGACCATCGGCCGGGCGGTGATGAAACACCATGCCGAGAGCGCGATCTGGGGGGTGACCATTGAAATATCCACCCGTTTCAAGCAGCCGGTGCCCATGGATGAAGGACTCAGGGTCGTTGCCCGGCTGACCAGGGAGACCAGGCGCGGATTCGAGGGGTCGGGCGAACTGATTCTGGCCGACAACACCGTTGCAGTGTCGGCCCGTGGCCGCTATTTCAAAATGGACCTGGAAAAGATCGCTGATCTTGACCCGGATCACCTGGACTGGCAGGTCACGGCCAGTGAAGATGACCCGGATTTTGTCGAGCTTTGA
- a CDS encoding DegQ family serine endoprotease, whose amino-acid sequence MISTTRCRSHDLKYLPFFLVAALLAVMIPRLAAAQLVPDSFADLAEELGPTVVNIYTTQRVKVSMPEQFMFPDMDRLPEQFRQFFNFPSPRGQKNGQPREFERSSLGSGVITSADGYILTNNHVVQDADEISVILANYEEHKAKIIGRDPKTDLALIKIEPNDPLPFVTMGDSDKLRVGDWVMAIGNPFGLEQTVTAGIVSAKGRSINRQTYGNFIQTDASINPGNSGGPLFDLKGRMVGINTAIFSRGGGNIGIGFAIPVNMARNVMTQLKEHGSVTRGWLGVRIQQVSPDLAKKFDMKRPIGALVGELIKDSPADKAGIKQGDVIVSFKGKEIKQMSLLPAIVAQTTVGERAEVVVIRNGKRKKLTVTIGKLEEEQVVGAGSPTAPSRELGLTVQQITPELARSLDIEEKTGLIISDVAPGSPAAEAGLHRGEIILEVNRTPVESIKAYTKMMRKRKDGESILLLVKRDGHTRYVVLKDK is encoded by the coding sequence ATGATCAGTACGACACGCTGCAGATCACACGACCTGAAATATCTCCCCTTCTTCCTGGTTGCCGCCCTGCTCGCCGTGATGATACCCCGGCTGGCGGCCGCCCAGCTGGTGCCGGACAGTTTCGCCGATCTGGCCGAAGAGCTGGGGCCCACGGTGGTCAACATCTACACCACCCAGAGGGTCAAGGTATCCATGCCCGAGCAGTTCATGTTCCCGGACATGGACAGGCTGCCCGAACAGTTCCGTCAATTTTTCAATTTCCCCAGCCCCCGTGGTCAAAAAAACGGCCAGCCCCGGGAATTCGAGCGGAGCAGCCTCGGCTCCGGGGTGATCACCTCGGCTGACGGCTATATTCTCACCAACAACCATGTGGTCCAGGATGCGGACGAGATCAGCGTCATCCTGGCCAACTATGAGGAGCATAAGGCGAAAATCATCGGCCGTGACCCCAAGACCGACCTGGCCCTGATCAAGATCGAGCCGAACGATCCCCTCCCCTTTGTCACCATGGGCGACTCGGACAAGTTGCGGGTAGGCGACTGGGTGATGGCCATCGGCAACCCTTTTGGCCTGGAACAGACCGTGACCGCGGGGATTGTCAGCGCCAAGGGCCGCTCGATCAACCGGCAGACCTACGGCAATTTCATCCAGACCGACGCCTCCATCAACCCGGGCAACTCCGGTGGCCCGCTCTTTGATCTTAAGGGCAGGATGGTGGGCATCAACACTGCCATCTTCAGCCGCGGCGGCGGCAACATCGGCATCGGCTTTGCCATCCCGGTCAACATGGCCAGGAATGTAATGACCCAGCTCAAGGAACACGGCTCGGTCACCCGCGGCTGGCTCGGAGTGAGAATCCAGCAGGTATCCCCGGACCTGGCCAAAAAATTCGACATGAAGCGGCCCATCGGGGCCCTGGTCGGCGAACTGATCAAGGACAGCCCGGCGGACAAGGCCGGTATCAAACAGGGCGACGTCATCGTCAGCTTCAAGGGCAAGGAGATCAAGCAGATGAGTCTGCTGCCGGCAATAGTGGCCCAGACCACGGTGGGTGAAAGGGCCGAGGTGGTCGTTATCCGCAACGGCAAGAGAAAAAAGCTGACCGTAACCATCGGCAAGCTTGAGGAAGAACAGGTTGTTGGCGCCGGGTCACCGACCGCGCCGAGCCGGGAACTGGGTCTCACCGTTCAGCAGATCACCCCGGAGCTGGCCCGGTCCCTGGACATTGAAGAAAAAACCGGGCTGATCATCTCCGATGTAGCGCCTGGTTCACCGGCGGCAGAGGCCGGCCTGCACCGGGGCGAGATCATCCTGGAGGTGAACCGCACCCCGGTTGAATCGATCAAGGCATACACCAAGATGATGCGCAAGCGGAAGGACGGTGAAAGCATTCTGCTCCTGGTCAAACGTGACGGCCACACCCGCTACGTGGTGCTTAAGGACAAATAG
- a CDS encoding septal ring lytic transglycosylase RlpA family protein, with protein MKKTSCCILLIMFFIVSLLGGCGPKSIPPGPSKRPPSSAVPGTQRPYRINGKTYYPLPSADGFTQTGIASWYGAKFHGRKTANGETYNMYGKTAAHKTLPMNTYLLVKNLRNGRETVVRVNDRGPFVRGRIIDLTKSGAQALGIIKSGTARVRIVALGEAVNYGTGKKKIKRFLPHQNFQRGDFYVQIGSFSQRANAVTLSNKMSAWGRQAVIRTFDRGDRIFYRVQVRAGATLTEARHLEKSLEAAGLPGFVVAR; from the coding sequence ATGAAGAAAACATCCTGTTGCATCCTGTTGATCATGTTCTTTATCGTCTCCCTGCTCGGGGGCTGCGGCCCGAAGAGTATCCCACCGGGGCCGTCCAAGAGGCCGCCCTCTTCGGCCGTGCCCGGCACCCAGCGCCCCTACCGGATCAACGGCAAGACCTATTATCCCCTGCCCTCGGCCGACGGCTTTACCCAGACCGGAATCGCCTCCTGGTACGGCGCCAAATTCCATGGCCGCAAGACGGCCAACGGCGAGACCTACAACATGTACGGCAAGACCGCGGCCCACAAGACCCTGCCGATGAACACCTACCTGCTGGTCAAGAACCTGAGAAACGGCCGGGAGACCGTGGTCCGGGTCAACGACCGGGGGCCCTTTGTCAGGGGCCGGATCATTGATCTCACCAAGAGCGGGGCCCAGGCCCTTGGCATAATCAAGAGCGGCACTGCCCGGGTGCGGATCGTGGCCCTGGGAGAGGCGGTCAACTACGGCACCGGGAAGAAAAAAATCAAGCGCTTCCTGCCGCACCAGAATTTCCAGCGCGGCGACTTCTACGTCCAGATCGGTTCCTTCAGCCAAAGGGCCAATGCGGTAACCCTGAGCAATAAAATGTCTGCCTGGGGCCGCCAGGCAGTGATCCGGACCTTTGACCGCGGCGACCGGATCTTCTACCGGGTCCAGGTCCGGGCCGGCGCCACCTTGACCGAGGCCCGGCACCTGGAAAAATCACTGGAAGCGGCCGGCCTGCCCGGCTTTGTCGTGGCCCGGTAA
- a CDS encoding Fic family protein: MSRIVPAEELDLIEGVIAEHPEGIGISALERTLAHRLPKILNRRTLQRRLAHLVADRRITTEGESIALVYKRGPSVVITAEPLGVEPSIGGEAEIYVPVSPEGGIIRDQVRQPLMRRKPVGYQRAFLEEYEPGVTFYLSESLRADLHEIGRTPDAEGPAGTYAREIANRLLIDLSWASSRLEGNTYNRLDTRNLIEFGQAAAGKDARETQMILNHKAAIEMLIQEADQIGFNLFTFQNLHAILSENLLRDEDACGRLRRRPVDISGSVFHPLAMPQVLEDCFRLLLLKATAIPDPFEQAFFVMVQLPYLQPFEDVNKRVSRLGANIPLFRHNLCPLSFIDVPEQAYIDGTLGVYEFNQVDLLRDVFIWAYERSCQRYLAITRTPADPDPLRIRYREQLIKAVQAIVRGRKIPSAKNIQQLADELVPEHDREVFAKMALNALQLLHEGSVARYRLKLSEFQEWKPIRDNQ, from the coding sequence ATGTCGCGTATCGTGCCAGCTGAAGAATTGGACCTTATCGAAGGGGTGATTGCAGAGCATCCCGAAGGTATTGGGATTTCGGCGCTGGAGAGAACACTGGCCCACCGTTTGCCGAAAATCCTTAATCGGCGCACCTTGCAACGCCGCCTGGCACACCTGGTGGCAGACAGGCGTATCACGACCGAAGGCGAAAGCATCGCCCTGGTTTACAAGCGCGGCCCCAGCGTGGTCATCACTGCGGAGCCTTTAGGCGTGGAGCCTTCAATCGGGGGCGAAGCAGAAATTTACGTCCCGGTTTCGCCGGAAGGCGGCATTATCCGCGACCAGGTGCGGCAACCGTTGATGCGGCGCAAACCGGTGGGGTATCAGCGTGCATTTCTGGAAGAGTACGAGCCGGGCGTCACCTTCTATCTCTCCGAGTCCCTGCGTGCCGATCTTCACGAGATCGGACGCACCCCGGACGCTGAAGGTCCGGCCGGCACCTATGCCCGTGAAATCGCCAACCGGTTGCTGATTGATCTGTCCTGGGCCTCTTCCCGCCTGGAGGGGAACACTTACAACCGCCTCGACACCCGGAACCTGATTGAATTCGGTCAGGCGGCAGCGGGGAAAGACGCCCGGGAAACCCAGATGATCCTGAATCACAAGGCAGCCATTGAAATGCTCATCCAAGAGGCGGATCAGATCGGGTTCAATCTTTTTACCTTTCAGAACCTGCACGCCATCCTGTCGGAGAACCTGCTCCGAGACGAGGACGCCTGCGGGCGGCTGCGCCGCAGACCGGTGGATATTTCCGGCTCGGTCTTCCATCCACTGGCCATGCCCCAGGTCCTGGAAGATTGTTTCCGCCTGCTGCTGCTGAAAGCCACCGCCATTCCCGACCCATTCGAACAGGCCTTTTTCGTGATGGTGCAGTTGCCCTATCTACAGCCCTTTGAGGATGTCAACAAGCGGGTCTCCCGCCTGGGAGCGAACATTCCGCTCTTTCGCCACAACCTTTGCCCCCTGTCTTTCATCGATGTACCAGAACAGGCCTATATTGACGGTACTCTGGGCGTATATGAATTCAATCAGGTTGATCTGCTGCGGGATGTGTTTATCTGGGCCTACGAGCGATCGTGCCAGCGCTACCTGGCGATTACCCGGACACCGGCCGATCCCGACCCCCTGCGCATCCGTTACCGGGAACAATTGATCAAGGCCGTGCAGGCAATCGTCCGGGGCCGCAAGATTCCATCCGCGAAGAACATTCAGCAACTGGCGGATGAACTGGTGCCGGAACATGACCGGGAGGTTTTCGCCAAAATGGCGCTGAATGCCTTGCAGCTTCTGCACGAGGGCAGCGTGGCCAGGTACCGGCTGAAATTGTCCGAATTCCAGGAGTGGAAGCCGATCCGGGATAACCAATAA